The Zingiber officinale cultivar Zhangliang chromosome 10A, Zo_v1.1, whole genome shotgun sequence genome contains a region encoding:
- the LOC122027181 gene encoding AAA-ATPase At4g25835-like isoform X1, with product MLANSGHSLPSLCGLLNLIQPLHCLFPRSFMSMRPLRTTRRETGEGRGGEANMEFWTSLASLMGVFAFFQSILHAVFPLELRFAAVKIFHRVFCCFSTYCYFDITEMDGVNTNELYHAVQLYLSRSASIAASRLSLSRGLNSSAFTFGLTNNDRLVDTFRGAIATWEHAVTQRQSQSFSWRPLPEEKRSFTLRIKKKDKAIILPAYLDHIMETANELRRRNQDRLLYTNSRGGSMESRGFPWESVPFKHPSTFETLAMDPSRKELIMADLTDFAEGKTFYEKRGRAWKRGYLLYGPPGTGKSSMIAAMANYLGYDIYDLELTEVHTNSELRKLLMKTTSKSIIVIEDIDCSLNLTNRISKKASPSADASSDLRPVGGSEDGGAGAKTITLSGLLNFTDGLWSCCGSERIFVFTTNHIEKLDPALVRSGRMDMHIHMSHCSFPALKILMTNYLGFDDREFDDKTETSDLMRELADVIDDAEMTPADVSEVLIKNRRREKEAAAGELLDVLKERVEKRKKKKPTGEEMEEEEQEKRALESTSSESDQMMDSCDGKEDKGEGEQV from the exons ATGCTAGCCAACAGCGGACACTCACTGCCTTCTCT GTGTGGCCTACTAAATCTCATCCAACCCCTCCACTGTCTTTTTCCCAGATCATTTATGTCCATGAGACCTTTGAGAACAACAAGAAG GGAAAcaggggaggggaggggaggggaggccAATATGGAGTTCTGGACTTCTCTGGCTTCTCTCATGGGAGTTTTTGCCTTCTTCCAGAGCATCCTACACGCCGTGTTTCCGCTGGAGCTGCGCTTCGCAGCGGTAAAGATCTTCCACCGCGTGTTCTGCTGTTTTTCCACGTACTGCTACTTCGACATCACCGAGATGGACGGCGTGAACACCAACGAGCTCTACCACGCCGTGCAGCTCTACCTCAGCCGGTCCGCCTCCATTGCCGCCTCCCGGCTCAGCCTCTCCCGCGGCCTCAACTCTTCTGCCTTCACCTTCGGGCTCACCAACAACGACCGGCTCGTGGACACCTTCCGAGGCGCCATCGCCACATGGGAGCACGCCGTCACACAGCGCCAGTCGCAGTCCTTCTCCTGGCGACCGCTACCGGAGGAGAAACGTAGCTTCACgcttcggatcaagaagaaggacaaGGCCATTATCCTTCCGGCCTACCTCGACCACATCATGGAGACGGCCAACGAGCTCCGCCGCCGGAACCAGGATCGGCTACTGTACACCAATTCGCGCGGCGGGTCAATGGAGTCCCGCGGCTTCCCGTGGGAATCTGTACCCTTCAAGCACCCCAGCACATTCGAAACCCTCGCCATGGACCCCTCCCGGAAGGAGCTCATCATGGCCGACCTCACGGATTTCGCGGAAGGGAAGACCTTCTATGAGAAGAGAGGCCGCGCGTGGAAGCGTGGCTACTTACTCTACGGCCCGCCGGGCACTGGAAAGTCGAGCATGATCGCCGCCATGGCAAATTACCTCGGCTACGACATCTACGATCTCGAGCTCACCGAGGTTCACACCAACTCCGAGCTCCGAAAACTCCTGATGAAAACCACCTCCAAATCGATCATCGTCATTGAAGACATTGACTGCTCTCTCAACCTCACGAACCGGATTTCAAAGAAGGCATCTCCTTCTGCGGATGCCTCGTCGGACCTGAGGCCGGTGGGCGGATCAGAGGATGGCGGCGCCGGCGCCAAGACGATAACTTTGTCGGGGCTGCTGAATTTTACCGACGGGCTCTGGTCCTGCTGCGGCAGCGAGCGTATATTTGTGTTCACCACCAACCACATCGAGAAGCTCGACCCGGCGCTGGTGCGGTCGGGGAGGATGGACATGCACATTCACATGAGCCATTGCTCGTTTCCGGCATTGAAGATCCTCATGACGAACTACTTGGGCTTCGACGACAGAGAGTTCGATGACAAGACGGAGACCAGTGACTTAATGAGAGAATTGGCAGATGTGATCGACGACGCCGAGATGACTCCGGCCGATGTTAGCGAGGTCTTGATCAAGAACCGACGGAGGGAGAAGGAAGCGGCGGCAGGGGAGCTGCTCGACGTTCTGAAGGAACgggtggagaagaggaagaaaaaaaagccGACCGGCGAGGAaatggaggaagaagagcaggaaAAGAGGGCGTTGGAGAGCACCTCGAGTGAGAGTGATCAGATGATGGATAGCTGCGATGGGAAAGAAGATAAGGGGGAGGGGGAGCAGGTTTAG
- the LOC122027181 gene encoding AAA-ATPase At5g57480-like isoform X2 codes for MEFWTSLASLMGVFAFFQSILHAVFPLELRFAAVKIFHRVFCCFSTYCYFDITEMDGVNTNELYHAVQLYLSRSASIAASRLSLSRGLNSSAFTFGLTNNDRLVDTFRGAIATWEHAVTQRQSQSFSWRPLPEEKRSFTLRIKKKDKAIILPAYLDHIMETANELRRRNQDRLLYTNSRGGSMESRGFPWESVPFKHPSTFETLAMDPSRKELIMADLTDFAEGKTFYEKRGRAWKRGYLLYGPPGTGKSSMIAAMANYLGYDIYDLELTEVHTNSELRKLLMKTTSKSIIVIEDIDCSLNLTNRISKKASPSADASSDLRPVGGSEDGGAGAKTITLSGLLNFTDGLWSCCGSERIFVFTTNHIEKLDPALVRSGRMDMHIHMSHCSFPALKILMTNYLGFDDREFDDKTETSDLMRELADVIDDAEMTPADVSEVLIKNRRREKEAAAGELLDVLKERVEKRKKKKPTGEEMEEEEQEKRALESTSSESDQMMDSCDGKEDKGEGEQV; via the coding sequence ATGGAGTTCTGGACTTCTCTGGCTTCTCTCATGGGAGTTTTTGCCTTCTTCCAGAGCATCCTACACGCCGTGTTTCCGCTGGAGCTGCGCTTCGCAGCGGTAAAGATCTTCCACCGCGTGTTCTGCTGTTTTTCCACGTACTGCTACTTCGACATCACCGAGATGGACGGCGTGAACACCAACGAGCTCTACCACGCCGTGCAGCTCTACCTCAGCCGGTCCGCCTCCATTGCCGCCTCCCGGCTCAGCCTCTCCCGCGGCCTCAACTCTTCTGCCTTCACCTTCGGGCTCACCAACAACGACCGGCTCGTGGACACCTTCCGAGGCGCCATCGCCACATGGGAGCACGCCGTCACACAGCGCCAGTCGCAGTCCTTCTCCTGGCGACCGCTACCGGAGGAGAAACGTAGCTTCACgcttcggatcaagaagaaggacaaGGCCATTATCCTTCCGGCCTACCTCGACCACATCATGGAGACGGCCAACGAGCTCCGCCGCCGGAACCAGGATCGGCTACTGTACACCAATTCGCGCGGCGGGTCAATGGAGTCCCGCGGCTTCCCGTGGGAATCTGTACCCTTCAAGCACCCCAGCACATTCGAAACCCTCGCCATGGACCCCTCCCGGAAGGAGCTCATCATGGCCGACCTCACGGATTTCGCGGAAGGGAAGACCTTCTATGAGAAGAGAGGCCGCGCGTGGAAGCGTGGCTACTTACTCTACGGCCCGCCGGGCACTGGAAAGTCGAGCATGATCGCCGCCATGGCAAATTACCTCGGCTACGACATCTACGATCTCGAGCTCACCGAGGTTCACACCAACTCCGAGCTCCGAAAACTCCTGATGAAAACCACCTCCAAATCGATCATCGTCATTGAAGACATTGACTGCTCTCTCAACCTCACGAACCGGATTTCAAAGAAGGCATCTCCTTCTGCGGATGCCTCGTCGGACCTGAGGCCGGTGGGCGGATCAGAGGATGGCGGCGCCGGCGCCAAGACGATAACTTTGTCGGGGCTGCTGAATTTTACCGACGGGCTCTGGTCCTGCTGCGGCAGCGAGCGTATATTTGTGTTCACCACCAACCACATCGAGAAGCTCGACCCGGCGCTGGTGCGGTCGGGGAGGATGGACATGCACATTCACATGAGCCATTGCTCGTTTCCGGCATTGAAGATCCTCATGACGAACTACTTGGGCTTCGACGACAGAGAGTTCGATGACAAGACGGAGACCAGTGACTTAATGAGAGAATTGGCAGATGTGATCGACGACGCCGAGATGACTCCGGCCGATGTTAGCGAGGTCTTGATCAAGAACCGACGGAGGGAGAAGGAAGCGGCGGCAGGGGAGCTGCTCGACGTTCTGAAGGAACgggtggagaagaggaagaaaaaaaagccGACCGGCGAGGAaatggaggaagaagagcaggaaAAGAGGGCGTTGGAGAGCACCTCGAGTGAGAGTGATCAGATGATGGATAGCTGCGATGGGAAAGAAGATAAGGGGGAGGGGGAGCAGGTTTAG